One part of the Arabidopsis thaliana chromosome 1 sequence genome encodes these proteins:
- the THFS gene encoding 10-formyltetrahydrofolate synthetase (10-formyltetrahydrofolate synthetase (THFS); FUNCTIONS IN: formate-tetrahydrofolate ligase activity, copper ion binding, ATP binding; INVOLVED IN: response to cadmium ion, folic acid and derivative biosynthetic process; LOCATED IN: apoplast, chloroplast, plasma membrane; EXPRESSED IN: 6 plant structures; EXPRESSED DURING: seedling growth; CONTAINS InterPro DOMAIN/s: Formate-tetrahydrofolate ligase, FTHFS, conserved site (InterPro:IPR020628), Formate-tetrahydrofolate ligase, FTHFS (InterPro:IPR000559); BEST Arabidopsis thaliana protein match is: P-loop containing nucleoside triphosphate hydrolases superfamily protein (TAIR:AT2G12280.1); Has 7211 Blast hits to 7172 proteins in 1581 species: Archae - 30; Bacteria - 3794; Metazoa - 307; Fungi - 186; Plants - 64; Viruses - 0; Other Eukaryotes - 2830 (source: NCBI BLink).) has protein sequence MSSSTRKLEVVSPVPADIDIANSVEPLHISEIAKDLNINPLHYDLYGKYKAKVLLSAFDELQGQEDGYYVVVGGITPTPLGEGKSTTTVGLCQALGAYLDKKVVTCLRQPSQGPTFGIKGGAAGGGYSQVIPMDEFNLHLTGDIHAITASNNLLAAAIDTRIFHETSQSDKALFNRLCPPNKEGKRSFSDIMFRRLTKLGISKTSPEELTPEEIKKFARLDIDPASITWRRVMDVNDRFLRKITIGQGPEEKGMTRETGFDISVASEIMAVLALTTSLGDMRERLGKMVIGNSKAGDPITADDLGVGGALTVLMKDAINPTLMQTLEGTPVLVHAGPFANIAHGNSSIVADKIALKLVGPGGFVVTEAGFGSDIGTEKFMNIKCRYSGLTPQCAIVVATVRALKMHGGGPDVVAGRPLDRAYVSENVSLVEAGCVNLAKHISNTKAYGVNVIVAVNMFATDTEAELNAVRKFSMDAGAFDAVVCSHHAHSGKGAVDLGIAVEKACQNITQPLRFLYPLDIGIKDKIEAIAKSYGASGVEYSDQAEKQIEMYTQQGFSNLPICMSKTQYSFSHDASKKGAPSGFVLPIRDVRGSIGAGFIYPLVGTMSTMPGLPTRPCFYEIDIDTETGKVRGLS, from the exons ATGAGTTCATCAACAAGAAAGCTTGAGGTTGTTTCACCAGTTCCCGCCGATATCGACATAGCTAATTCCGTCGAGCCTTTACACATCTCTGAGATTGCCAAAGATCTTAATATCAACCCTCTTCACTACGATCTCTATGGCAAGTATAAAGCTAAG GTTTTGTTGTCTGCGTTTGATGAGCTTCAAGGACAAGAAGATGGATActatgttgttgttggaggGATTACTCCTACTCCTCTTGGAGAAGGCAAGAGTACTACCACTGTTGGACTTTGCCAAGCCTTAGGCGCTTACCTCGATAAGAAG GTTGTTACTTGTCTTCGCCAACCGTCACAAGGACCCACCTTTGGAATCAAAGGAGGTGCAGCTGGTGGTGGGTATAGTCAGGTGATTCCTATGGATGAGTTCAATCTTCATCTCACTGGAGATATTCACGCGATTACCGCTTCCAACAACCTCTTAGCTGCTGCAATCGACACTCGGATTTTCCATGAGACGTCTCAATCCGACAAGGCTCTTTTTAATAGGCTGTGCCCTCCGAATAAAGAAGGGAAGCGTAGTTTCAGTGACATTATGTTCAGGAGATTGACAAAGCTTGGGATATCCAAGACCAGTCCTGAGGAGCTTACTCCCGAGGAGATAAAGAAGTTTGCGAGGCTTGATATTGATCCTGCTTCTATCACTTGGAGAAGAGTGATGGATGTTAATGATCGGTTCTTGAGGAAGATTACTATTGGTCAGGGACCTGAGGAAAAGGGGATGACTAGAGAAACTGGTTTTGACATTTCTGTTGCTAGTGAGATTATGGCTGTTTTGGCTTTGACAACCTCACTAGGTGATATGAGAGAGAGGCTTGGTAAAATGGTGATTGGTAACAGCAAGGCAGGGGATCCGATAACAGCAGATGATCTCGGTGTTGGAGGAGCCTTGACTGTTCTGATGAAAGACGCTATTAACCCGACACTCATGCAGACACTGGAAGGGACCCCTGTTCTAGTGCATGCTGGTCCTTTTGCAAATATAGCTCATGGAAATTCATCGATTGTTGCTGATAAAATCGCTTTGAAGCTGGTGGGACCTGGTGGATTTGTGGTAACTGAAGCGGGTTTTGGTTCTGATATTGGAACAGAGAAGTTCATGAATATTAAGTGCCGTTACAGTGGGCTAACGCCTCAGTGTGCAATTGTTGTGGCGACTGTTAGGGCTTTGAAAATGCATGGAGGTGGGCCTGATGTTGTTGCCGGGAGACCTCTTGATCGTGCTTATGTAAGCGAGAATGTTTCCTTAGTTGAAGCTGGCTGTGTGAATCTGGCAAAGCACATCTCAAACACAAAGGCCTACGGTGTGAATGTAATTGTTGCTGTGAATATGTTCGCAACAGATACCGAAGCAGAACTAAATGCAGTTAGGAAATTTTCAATGGATGCCGGTGCTTTTGATGCTGTGGTCTGCTCCCACCATGCTCATAGTGGTAAAGGAGCG GTGGATCTTGGTATCGCGGTTGAAAAAGCTTGTCAAAACATTACACAGCCCCTCAGGTTTCTCTACCCATTGGACATTGGTATCAAAGACAAAATTGAGGCAATAGCTAAGTCATATGGAGCCAGTGGTGTTGAATATTCAGACCAG GCAGAGAAACAGATTGAGATGTACACACAACAAGGCTTCTCGAATCTTCCCATATGCATGTCGAAAACACAGTACTCATTCTCACATGATGCATCAAAGAAAGGAGCACCTTCAGGGTTTGTATTGCCAATTAGGGATGTAAGAGGAAGCATTGGAGCTGGTTTCATATATCCACTGGTTGGTACAATGAGTACAATGCCTGGACTTCCTACAAGACCTTGTTTCTACGAGATTGATATTGACACTGAAACTGGAAAAGTTCGTGGCCTTTCTTAA